The Pseudochaenichthys georgianus chromosome 23, fPseGeo1.2, whole genome shotgun sequence sequence GGCCTGGACCTCCAGCTGGTGCTTCTTATTGTTTTAGATCCAGAACGCCTGTGCATTCGAGGGAAACTGGAACATGTTTACTTTCCAATTATGTTTCCCTCTGCACAACATGTGTTATCCATCTGTCTACATTATGCACTTATGTTCTGCATCACATACATATGTTCTGTGAGCATCAGTAGGAGGTGAAGTACTGCCCCTAGCTGACAGTCGTGTATCAGGGCTCAGTTGCTGTGAGGAGGACCCACGTTTGAATTAGGTCCACCGAATTCTTTTCAAGTAACAAGTGGTTACCACAAGACAATAATACCAGAATATCAAATATATACTTCACCTTAAAGATGCTGCATGTGTTTCTGACCAAATCTTTTTTATCAGATCagtttattattttctaaaaacGGAAAAGCTGCCATATGTAAACAACACTTGTGACATCCTGTGGCCACATCTTATTTACTGATGACAACTTGACTGATACCTTGTTGTTCTCCATGAAGATATGCAGACCTGGAGTGCATCCACTCCCAGTTAAATTCCTCCAAGGTGAATAAGATGGCGCTGCTGTTGGAGGCTGTGGAGAGCAGCTATGCTCCTGCTTTCACCAGCCTGCAGCAGGGGGTCCTGACAGGTAGGACACTACCTACAGTATACACCTGCAGCATACAGCACTGAAATGAGATAAAGCACAAACTGGTGGGCGTGGTTTTTGATGATGCAATATTCTTGACTCAATCACATGTTGCCTCACCAGCTTTGGAGGAGGCAGAGGACGTGCACTTGTACCTGAGGCCCCTGCAGCCACTCTTCGAGGACATGGAGAGTGCTGAGTTTCCTGATGTGAGGGGTCAGATTGGTCCTTTGATGCACACTGTGTGCCTGGTGTGGGCCAACTCCAGACACTACAACACCCCCCCACGCCTCGTCGTTCTGCTGCAGGAGACCTCCAACCTCCTGATTCAGCAGGCCAGTCTCTTCCCTTGTGTCTTTAGTGGTAACAACTGTTTCTGAGATGACCtgagtcggtgtgtgtgtgtgtgtgtgtgtgtgtgtgtgtgtgtgtgtgtgtgtgtgtgtgtgcgtgcgtgcgtgcgtgcgtgcgtgcgtgagtgagtgtgtgtgtgagtgagcgagcgtgcgtgcgtgcgagcgagcgtgcgtgcgtgcgagcgagcgagcgagtgtgtgtgtgtgtgtgagtgagtgagcgagcgtgcgtgcgtgtgtgtgtgtgtgtgtgtgtgtgtgtgtgtgtgtgagagtgagtgagtgtgtgtgtgtggggggggggtctgttgTTTTATTAATTCTGTTTGTGTATAGATCAGGCATAACAAAATATAACATGTTGTTGTGTGAGCTTTAACATATTTTTGTTTTGCTAAACTAAGCTTAGCTTGAGTAAGTGGGCACCATGCACTGCCTCTATGGTCTCTAATGTAAACACCACCCACagtgttaaatatgcagttgatAGTTTCATACATGAGCCAGCTGCAGCGTAAGTATAATGGGGAGGAGAATCCATCTGTTACTATAGCAACAACTATGCTGTTACTGCTCTCCAACTCCAGGCTCGGGTGTATCTGGTCCCAGAGGAGGTTCTGAGAGGAGAGCTTTCAGAGAGTCTCATGAAGGTGCAGACCACCCTGGAGACCCTGCAGCTCTTCAGGAGCACCTACGACGAGCGCAGGGCTAATCTGAGCCGGTACCAGAGGAACGGGGGCCCTGTGAGGCCCTGGGACTTCCCACCACTGTTGGTCTTCTCTGGACTTGACTGCTTTATTAACAGAGTTAAGAGCATTAAGGTGAGGATGGAAATGTTATCCATTATTTATAAGTTGACATATCCTGTACCTGAAATCTGCCCCCATGTGAGaggacaaaataaaacggccTTTGGTAAcagaccaggggcctcatttataaagctttgcgtaggattcacgtgggaaggtggcttacgtaggacaaagcaaataaatatgCACACAAATATTCCGATGTATTcaattaaattcaaaacctttatttatccaggtaaaatcccattgagatcaatgatctctttttcaagggagacctgcagcagtaggttccacaagaagacatcaaaacataagcaacagaacaacaaaagacatcatacagcaacatGTACAACAAATTTATAAAACactgcgcacgcacgcacgtcctacgccggtttccctttataaatcacaatcgactcgaaatgcggtgcagcttttgcgggcttcacgtaacgcccagatTTGCCTATTAATAGTCagagaaacgcccattcattcattctgactgactttatgaagatgATAGCAGGACAGAACAGCTAAGACAGACGTCTCACACGTGTCAGATTCTGGTTcttttggggaggtggagataaatcacattgtttggtggatgccgtttgaacagagtagcagcatggaggtcggatcgtcaccaacataaataaataagtggtccgaaaaaggttaatgacaaaaagaatacacacagccttcctcaggcagtgtgtatgtagtgtaccggggacaggagacccccccttgatgagagactgtaagaagtgatcggggaatcgctccggagtggagtcatgacgactggatctggattacgtttttgtatttggtggtttgtgttccagctgtcgatcagcaactatatatccataatccaccagttaaaggaaatacaactaatgggttgtgttatatcagctgtacaatttaccacatctggtgttcttagcttccatacctcctgtgttttacgagcaacTTATCAAGTAGGCTATTGGCTAAtggcataaaacatgattaaacgcGATAGTATTTATACAACCTAGAGAAAAGCAAAACGGCGCCAGTTTaaatttatatattttgtgtgcactgaggagtctcaaacaggcgtttgttaaatcattttaagattggctttaatcaatgtttgaaaatgaattcttcatatctgataaatgagaggtaactttctatttatggtattatttccacatatttctctccattcttccttctgccaacggggtcgcagtttctcgcctctcccgttgttgtgcttagtgcgtacgcatgggtcagagtttgcgtggaggaccgcacattttcccgtcaagtttgttttttataacTTGCAAAGATTgcttagaaactggcgtacgccatcttttgagcgtacgccacgtttataaatgaggccccagaacCTTATGCAGCTTAGCTTGACTGCCTTCTATTTccattccttctcccatacaggacatcctgGTGACAGCTGTGGACCTGCTGAAGCTAGACAAGTTACAGATTGGAGGAGTCCGGGGCCGGGCCCTCAGCCAGCAGGTCCAGGTGCTTCACCGGGGGTTTGTGGAAACGTTCAAACTGTTCACAGAGAAGCCCTACAACTGCCTGGACCTCAACAACGAGGTATGCAGTGTAATAATGACAGGATCCATGATGCTTTTGTCCACTTCTGGGGAAAAGAAGCCCTACATTTGTAGAAAACATTTGTTTATTTCGCAAAGGGACAAGTTATTTTTTTCACTTCAGCATTTGTGTGACTCAGTCTCTGCTCCAATGAAATGACGTATTGCTTGCATCAAGTTGCTTAAGCTAGATGCTTCTGAGTTTTCGCAAGAGAAGAAAGGACCTGTGAGCCAGTGACATGTGAAGCTGCTGGTCTATCTGCTTTGCAGGAGTATGAAGAAGATCTGAGGGAGTTCAAACTCAAGGTGGATGACACAGACAGACAAGTAGGAGCCATCTTCTGTCAGGCCTTCGAGGAAACCTCTGGACTGGAGCACGCCTTCAAGGTCTGAGACATGAATCTCTCTCTGCTTGTCTCCCACACATCTTCATTCACACACTTAGTTCCCCTTTCTGACGTCCGCAGGTTCTGGATATGTTTGGAGGCTTGCTGGAGCGCCCGTTGGTGGCCACAGATGCTCTGGACAgattcc is a genomic window containing:
- the LOC117468375 gene encoding dynein beta chain, ciliary-like → MEPPAEDSRLAFIRDYVLRTLRLQPDHWHSCVSSEDNQRVLQDFLDRAEQRTLVVSVTVAGQLQPAAALPSSPASSSRGRAVYFVKRSRSVLPRDCMEESLLYGDLSHNALQHFSALVEEVVAPLLFNSKNHTEWPQVVSQDVRRHVHSLRTHALVVSGQVHGRTLLPLPAGCQNVEQADLETDKRGEMVNKSIIHSLESAVIEWSHQIHAVLKKDSSDALLEGHTPTPHSELLFWRDRYADLECIHSQLNSSKVNKMALLLEAVESSYAPAFTSLQQGVLTALEEAEDVHLYLRPLQPLFEDMESAEFPDVRGQIGPLMHTVCLVWANSRHYNTPPRLVVLLQETSNLLIQQARVYLVPEEVLRGELSESLMKVQTTLETLQLFRSTYDERRANLSRYQRNGGPVRPWDFPPLLVFSGLDCFINRVKSIKDILVTAVDLLKLDKLQIGGVRGRALSQQVQVLHRGFVETFKLFTEKPYNCLDLNNEEYEEDLREFKLKVDDTDRQVGAIFCQAFEETSGLEHAFKVLDMFGGLLERPLVATDALDRFPLLVSMFDKELDCCTRLYKKHIKTAEERGWAPVKSNRPAVAGRLRWAQELQLRIKTPFSKFRHLSYP